A single region of the Mechercharimyces sp. CAU 1602 genome encodes:
- a CDS encoding YugN-like family protein, whose amino-acid sequence MKKLNSRLENHTGLFGELNTLCKEKNFSFSPSDQYEHGYFDKELDWEDKAHQTYLRIPIYAEDEGRVGEPKTLIRFGQPLILRHLFQTDNDDNADIGMWSGLVNQFTEPAIKDAEVEKKWIDRGQKELRELEEHVLK is encoded by the coding sequence ATGAAGAAATTAAACTCTCGTCTAGAAAATCACACCGGTTTATTTGGTGAGTTAAATACACTTTGTAAAGAAAAGAATTTTAGCTTTAGCCCAAGCGATCAATATGAGCACGGTTACTTTGATAAGGAACTCGATTGGGAAGATAAAGCTCATCAAACATACTTGCGAATTCCCATCTATGCTGAAGATGAGGGTCGAGTAGGTGAACCTAAAACTCTCATTCGCTTTGGTCAACCTTTGATACTCCGACATCTATTCCAAACTGACAATGACGATAACGCAGATATAGGGATGTGGAGTGGTCTGGTCAATCAATTTACCGAACCGGCTATCAAAGATGCCGAAGTCGAAAAGAAATGGATCGACCGAGGTCAAAAAGAGCTTAGAGAATTAGAAGAACACGTCTTAAAATAA
- a CDS encoding Vps62-related protein translates to MKKVIIFLSFLIMWSMVLPLQSAGAAGGEYTDAEKRQLIQSYSPLIWFDKGEDYYPSSVEWSFKHMERYIPQGKEVYSIKTKENFCDDCTIPFFRGDLESAKIYAFWSNVSENVNDISYYVWYPYNRGKTLDQLSGIKRIPLLGKLVPDYGHHVGDWEKVIVRLEDGKMTRMQYNYHSWNKIYKKDQIQFYEGHPVVYVAKGSHGSWPSAGKHVYYKVKKWGITWATLSDYTSKGVQWETWKSIEAYDKDQQRALLGSNSWPAWMSSDTASTLPGMDASDPHSGGIDRWGNQSGDKDITGQSKLSGGPSGPDENTKMHMSGE, encoded by the coding sequence GTGAAGAAAGTAATAATATTTTTATCTTTCTTGATAATGTGGAGTATGGTTTTACCACTTCAATCTGCTGGGGCAGCAGGTGGGGAATATACAGATGCGGAGAAGCGGCAATTGATTCAATCATACTCGCCTTTAATATGGTTTGATAAAGGTGAAGACTATTACCCCTCTTCGGTGGAATGGTCATTTAAACATATGGAACGGTATATTCCACAAGGAAAAGAAGTTTATTCGATTAAAACGAAAGAAAATTTTTGTGATGATTGCACGATCCCATTTTTTAGAGGAGATTTGGAATCAGCTAAGATCTATGCATTTTGGAGTAATGTTAGCGAAAATGTGAACGATATTTCTTATTATGTTTGGTACCCCTATAATCGGGGGAAGACACTGGATCAGCTAAGCGGGATTAAACGGATTCCCTTGCTAGGAAAACTAGTTCCTGATTATGGGCACCATGTGGGTGATTGGGAAAAAGTGATCGTCCGGTTGGAAGATGGTAAGATGACGCGCATGCAGTACAATTATCACTCATGGAATAAAATATATAAAAAAGATCAGATTCAGTTTTATGAGGGTCATCCGGTTGTTTATGTGGCAAAAGGTTCGCATGGATCATGGCCGAGCGCAGGAAAACATGTGTATTACAAAGTTAAAAAATGGGGGATTACTTGGGCAACTCTTTCTGACTATACAAGTAAGGGTGTACAGTGGGAAACATGGAAGTCAATAGAAGCTTATGATAAAGATCAACAGCGAGCACTGCTGGGGAGCAATTCGTGGCCTGCGTGGATGAGTTCAGATACGGCGAGCACACTTCCTGGTATGGATGCTTCTGATCCACACAGCGGTGGAATTGATCGCTGGGGCAATCAAAGTGGAGATAAGGATATTACGGGACAGTCCAAGTTAAGTGGGGGTCCAAGTGGACCAGATGAGAATACCAAAATGCATATGAGTGGGGAGTAG
- a CDS encoding GyrI-like domain-containing protein encodes MSQHQYTVRINDVINYIHSHLEEDLSLQQLAQVATFSPFHFHRLFYAFVGETVHQYVQRTRLERSAYRLIHQPNLTVTELSLSSGFSSPSTYSRAFKNHYGCNPSQYRKQYQYSKISNAEGKISKVSSPGISYDKDVVTTTQTANRRNPFMKVEVKKLPLYHVAYIRHLQGYEDGVYNHALNQAFQEVAEWMIAHQLMSDKTLSLGIFHEYGNVTSPEKRRYDAAFTLPEETELEIKHEKISFQTVGGGRYAICRISVNGTPEQPDQMAEAIAKMEKAFDYLYKEWLPESAYELDDKPSIEIYCPLSSPAHIVIDACIPVRPL; translated from the coding sequence ATGAGTCAACATCAATATACCGTTCGCATTAATGATGTGATCAATTATATCCACTCCCATCTAGAGGAAGACTTATCCTTACAACAGTTAGCTCAAGTCGCCACCTTTTCTCCTTTTCATTTTCATCGCCTTTTTTATGCCTTTGTGGGAGAAACCGTTCATCAATACGTCCAACGAACAAGACTTGAACGTTCTGCCTATCGTCTCATCCATCAACCCAATCTCACAGTAACAGAATTATCATTATCTAGCGGTTTTTCTTCCCCCTCTACTTACTCACGTGCATTTAAAAACCATTATGGATGTAATCCTAGTCAATATCGAAAGCAATACCAATATAGCAAGATAAGCAATGCTGAAGGCAAGATAAGCAAAGTTTCTTCTCCTGGTATCTCTTATGATAAAGATGTGGTAACGACTACACAGACTGCTAACAGGAGGAATCCATTTATGAAAGTAGAAGTAAAAAAACTCCCTCTATATCATGTCGCTTATATTCGTCACTTGCAAGGGTACGAAGATGGGGTATACAACCACGCCCTCAATCAAGCTTTCCAAGAGGTAGCAGAATGGATGATCGCGCATCAACTCATGTCTGACAAAACCCTTAGTCTCGGTATTTTCCATGAGTACGGTAATGTGACATCCCCAGAAAAGAGGCGTTATGATGCCGCTTTCACTCTCCCTGAAGAAACAGAATTAGAGATCAAACATGAAAAAATCAGCTTCCAAACAGTTGGGGGAGGCCGTTATGCTATCTGTCGCATTAGTGTCAACGGCACTCCAGAGCAACCCGACCAAATGGCGGAAGCGATCGCAAAGATGGAAAAAGCTTTTGATTATCTTTATAAGGAATGGTTACCGGAAAGCGCCTACGAACTAGATGACAAGCCTAGTATAGAAATCTACTGCCCTCTTTCTTCTCCTGCGCACATCGTGATTGACGCTTGTATTCCCGTCCGCCCCCTTTAA